GGCCGGGAACGAGACCACGACCAACCTGCTCGGCAACACCGTGCTCGCGCTCACCCGGAACCCGGCCGAGCTCGCGCGCGTGCAGCGCGAGCCCGACCTCGTGCCCACGCTCGTGGAGGAGGGCCTGCGCTACGACTCACCTGCGCAGGTGCTGTTCCGCGAGGCGACCAGCGACACCGAGCTCGCGGGCGTCCCGATCCCCGCGGGCTCGATCGTGGTGCCCATGCTCGGCTCCGCGAACCGCGACAGCGAGACCTTCCCCTGGGGCGACCGCTTCGAGCTCCACCGCGACCGCCCCGCCCACCTCGCCTTCGGCCTCGGCGTGCACTTCTGCCTGGGCGCCGCGCTCGCGCGGCTCGAAGCGCGCGTGGCCCTCGAAGAGCTGCTCACCCTGCGCGGCATCCGGCGGCGTGACTCCGCGGAGCTCGAGCGGATCGACTCCTTCATCCTGCGCGGGCTGCGCGGCCTGCCGATCGTGTTCGAGGGCTAGGGCCGCTCGAGCATTACTCGAACTTCCGCAGGTAGTACTCCACGGGGTGCGCCGTGCCCGTCTTGTGTACTTGGCCGTCCTTGGTCACCACGATCGGAGCATTGCCGGCAATGGCGTCTCGAATGCTGCCCGTTTCAGCGTGCCGCTTCGAGTCGTAGAAGAAGACCCACCCGAACGCGCGCTCCAGCGTTCTGTTCTCCAGGAGCACCATTTCGAATCCAGCCCGCTGCTCCTTGGCCTTGATGATCCTTTGAGCGATCTCCTGAGCTTCGGATCTTGTCACATGCGCTGGCCGGCGTACGCCACCGCGTCTCGCCACGCTGCGGGCTTCACCACTCTCGGCGTCTCCAACAGTGACTTCAGAGGTCGCATCGCATCGTCGGCCACGATCATAGGCAGAACGAGGCAAGCCGTGAAGGGAGCGTTGGGCGCTGTTTGGTGCTTTGTGGCGATTTTGGCGCCACGCTGGCACGATGGGTGAGTCACCCTCTTGGCTCATGGCACCCTGCCTTGATAGGGCGCCGCGACTAGCCGGAGGGAGCCGGCGGGCGTTCGAGCAGCTGACGACCGCGCGGTCACGAGGCCAGGACCCGTACGCGCTCCGGACGCACACCTAGTGGGGTCGCATGACCAAGAGCAGCTCGTCCGTCGCGCACTCACCTGCCATTTCGATGAAGTCGAGCCGGTTGATCACAGCGACCCGCTGATTCGCACCGAGCCACTGCTTGATCATATTCAGCTGTACGGTGAGCCTGCGCGCACCGAGATCGCTCCGCGACTCGAGTAGCTCGATTCCCCGGTCGAGCGCGGCCGGGAGGTCACGGATCACGATATGATCTGCGTCTTCGGGCCAGCGAATGGTATCCAGGTCGAGCTTGCGAAACGCGCACATGCGCAGCTTCGCGCGGCGAAGGTCGACGTTCTTCATCTCGTTCGGCGGAAATTCTTCCAGCTTGAAGGCCTGCCGGTAGAACAGGACCTCCCGCAGCTCGCCCGAGAAGCGGCACGACTCGAACACGTCGGCTCGAAAGTCCACCCCGGTCAGGTTGCAGTCGTCGAAGACGCAGTCTCGGAAATCCGCCGAACCGTGCACGGTCTCGCGTAGGTCCGCCCCGGAAAAGTCTACGTTCCGGAAGGAGTTCCGACTCCGGTCTTGGCCAATTCCCCCGAGGGCGGCCCTTCGGAGATCGGCGAAGCGAAAGCTCGAGCTTTCGACTTGGGTGCCCCACATCGCGAAATGCGAGAGGTCGGCGCCATCGAAACGGCAGTTCTCGATGCGACTATGGAAGAGGAGAACTGACTGGAGGCGCGCGCGAGAGAAGTCGATGGAGTTCCAACGGGCGTTCCGGACGACGACCGGGTCCTGCAACAGCTGCATCTCGCCGATTGGCGAGCCGCGCGTCCCCACGACTCTGGGCCGCGGCGCCTTGAAGCCGCGGAGATCGATGAACCCATCCACCTTCGGGAGGCCAATACTGTCGAGTGAGTCTCCAGCCCTCA
This DNA window, taken from Myxococcota bacterium, encodes the following:
- a CDS encoding pentapeptide repeat-containing protein, yielding MDGFIDLRGFKAPRPRVVGTRGSPIGEMQLLQDPVVVRNARWNSIDFSRARLQSVLLFHSRIENCRFDGADLSHFAMWGTQVESSSFRFADLRRAALGGIGQDRSRNSFRNVDFSGADLRETVHGSADFRDCVFDDCNLTGVDFRADVFESCRFSGELREVLFYRQAFKLEEFPPNEMKNVDLRRAKLRMCAFRKLDLDTIRWPEDADHIVIRDLPAALDRGIELLESRSDLGARRLTVQLNMIKQWLGANQRVAVINRLDFIEMAGECATDELLLVMRPH
- a CDS encoding cytochrome P450; amino-acid sequence: AGNETTTNLLGNTVLALTRNPAELARVQREPDLVPTLVEEGLRYDSPAQVLFREATSDTELAGVPIPAGSIVVPMLGSANRDSETFPWGDRFELHRDRPAHLAFGLGVHFCLGAALARLEARVALEELLTLRGIRRRDSAELERIDSFILRGLRGLPIVFEG
- a CDS encoding YrhB domain-containing protein, coding for MSQEGDSPIVPAWRQNRHKAPNSAQRSLHGLPRSAYDRGRRCDATSEVTVGDAESGEARSVARRGGVRRPAHVTRSEAQEIAQRIIKAKEQRAGFEMVLLENRTLERAFGWVFFYDSKRHAETGSIRDAIAGNAPIVVTKDGQVHKTGTAHPVEYYLRKFE